The sequence tttttttttttttttttttttaaattaaaaatagaattataGACAATGTGGTCAGTTTATGGAGAAATGCTTAGAAAAACAATCAACCCAGCTGAATGAATGATTGCtgaaaataaagttttgaaaatGTACAAAATCATGGAAAAAAACTTGAGTTAGCGATCATATTGGGCTTCTAATGAATTAATGTAGGCATGAAAGCGTGATTTCAATAATGTTTTTTGCATTTATGATTAAACATTGAGGAATGGATTAACaattactattaatttactACCAAGAGCACTAAAAAACCATGGATAGAGATACCATGAATAGAGGCCATATTTTCGATAATGTTTTTTGCATTTTGaatttgtgttgtgtgaaagtTAAAATCAAGCTACCAACTGTCTTAATTATATTAAACTAccataataacatatattttgttACCTCAAACAATTTCATTTCCCCAAAGAGATATAACACGAACAATAAAAATGTTAGTCCATTATTAATCCAACAAATATGGCCGAGTAAtctacaattattattatactaaaatgataatattgcTAGCGTGACTCGTGCAAATCACGGGTCATTTGTCAGTTGTTTTTTATAGTGGAACAATGGCTCATTCACATtcataatgtaaaaatatttaaattgtctTCCAATCATATTTGATAATTAAGCGTCACAGCAAAAATCATAACTAAAATGATTTAGTGgctaattaaaatattttggttttaaccaTAAAGTATAGTTCAACTGagaaatattattaagttggaTACAAGTCGCAGATAAACCAAAGACCTCGCAATTGTGTGCGAATTCatttacaaaaacaaataaaaattggtTATAAATGTGCTTATTAAGCCCTTTCATTAAATATCTCTTCTCGTaacttttatgttttgaaataattaaattgtttctAAGATTGAACTGCAATTAATGTATCAGTTGTTGCTCCTATAGTAGAAAGCAGTGACAACAAAGTGGATATAAGAAAAGACAGTGTTGCATTGCATGAGTTGCATCCCCCTGCAGAATTTggaaggtaaatttgaaatataatttgaaaaagGTGAACCAGGAAGTTCCTATCCAATGAAACACCATAAAAGGCCTATCTTGTAGCCAAGTCAGCAAGAGTCTATCCGGATGAAAAAAAGAAATGAGTGGCTCAGCACTTGAAACATTAACAagccaagaaaatatctaaTCTATATTCTCTCCTCTCCTCACACTAATAATCAGTAATTAGCAATGTCTTCCTCAACCTCATCTTCCACTTTCTCTATATCCTCTTCATCCACACTTATTGATGGCAAGCATCCCTGCAGACAATCACCAGCTTTATCTCCACAATGTGTTAGCCTTCCAACTCTTCCACCTCCACCTGTTCACTCTCACACTCGTCCATGGAAGACCACTGCTTTCTGTAAgtcatattttgttgttatatatttatatccAGGAGAGAACACATATAATTGAATTTGTGAGTTCAGGTCGCAAGATTGGTCGGAATGTTATGTCAATGGCTTCAAGTGCGACAACAGAGGCAGAGGCAGAGACAGGCATAACAGCAGTTGAAGAGGTTGCCACAAGTGACCTCAGTGATTCTGCACCAGAATTAATAAAGACAATTCAACAAGCTGTAAGAAACATTAAATTAGAAGTTATAGTGTATATGTGATGTGTTGCTAATGTTGATGTATACATAGTGGGACAAAGTTGAAGACAAATATGCAGTGAGTGCAGTAGCTGTAGCTGGTGGTGTTGCATTATGGGGGTCAGCAGGGTTGATCTCAGTATGttattaaattatgtatatCAAATTTGCATATCATAGTGACTCACTTTCTAATACTAATATAGAATTGTTTGTACATAACAACAGGCAATTGATAGGCTTCCTTTAGTTCCAGGGGTTCTTGAAGTAGTAGGCATTGGCTACACTGGGGTAGGGTAACTCCATTTCAATTCATCTT comes from Cicer arietinum cultivar CDC Frontier isolate Library 1 unplaced genomic scaffold, Cicar.CDCFrontier_v2.0 Ca_scaffold_5546_v2.0, whole genome shotgun sequence and encodes:
- the LOC101509299 gene encoding protein CURVATURE THYLAKOID 1B, chloroplastic-like, with the protein product MSSSTSSSTFSISSSSTLIDGKHPCRQSPALSPQCVSLPTLPPPPVHSHTRPWKTTAFCRKIGRNVMSMASSATTEAEAETGITAVEEVATSDLSDSAPELIKTIQQAWDKVEDKYAVSAVAVAGGVALWGSAGLISAIDRLPLVPGVLEVVGIGYTGWFAYKNLLFKPEREALIRKIKETYKEITGSS